TCAGGACTTAAATTAAAATCAGCTGATCTCAACCAAGCTAGTTTCAAGGGTAGCCGTTTCCGTAGTGTTGGTGAAGATGGCCGTTGGGATACTTTTGATGATGCGATCGCTGATTTAACTCAAGTGCAAATGAAACAAGCCAATCTCACCGATGCTAACCTGAGTAGGGTGTTATTGACTGGGAGCGATTTAAGTCGTGCAACTCTCAACCGAGCTAATTTAGAAAGTGCGCGTTTAATTGGTGCAAATCTCAGCAGCGCCCAACTTGTAGGAGCCGATTTGCAAGGTGCAGTTTTAGAAAATGCCAGCTTAACTGGGGCAGATTTAGGCGATGCTAAATTAAACGAAGCCAATCTCTATGCTGCACGTTTAGGTAGAGTAATTGCGATCGGTACACAATTATCATTTGCTAACTTAACTAAAACTGATTGGCAAGGCGCAGATTTATCTGGAGCCTATTTAGATCGTGCCAATCTCAGCAATGCTAATTTGAGTACTAGCCGTCTAACTGGTGCAGTTTTACGTTCTGCTCAATTAGAAAATGCCGACTTACGCAACGCTGATTTAAGTTTTGCAGATTTACGCGGTGCAAACGTCGCTGGCGCAGATTTTAAAGACACAATTCTAGCTCCTAGCAAACAAGATCCCGCAGATCAATTTGTGCAAACTCCAGACACTGGTACAGTATCTGCTGTAGTCAAAGGTGTGGATTTTTCTCAAGCGAAAAATTTAGATACGAAGCAACTAGCATACATTTGTACCCAAGGTGGCATTCATCCCCGTTGCCCGTAAAATTTAGATGGGGAGTCAGGAGAATACTTAATCCTACCTCCTCACTAACAATAAATGGCATCAAAAACATCCAAAGTATGGTGTGAGGAGTCGGGTAATGAAGTATCTGCCTAATTTAGGTTCATTTATAGCAGCCAGTGCAGTTTTTAGTTTGCTAATAAGTTATCAACCTGCACAAGCTCAAGTTGCTTATGGTAGCTATGTTGGTGTCGGCCCAACTGTCGGCTTGACTGACGGTATCCAAGTCGGGGGCGTTTTAGCTTTTCGCTACAAGCTTTTAGAAGCACCAGTTTCTTTTCGCGCTCAAGCATTGATTGGTCAGAATACAGCTGTTGTCCCGACTGTATCTTATGACTTGCCACTCAATTGGCAAACAGATGCTTATTTAGGTGCAGGATTAGTGTTAACTGGTGGTGATAGTCCTTCTCCTGTTGGTAACAAGATTAGTTTTGCTTTACAGCCAGGAGTTGATTACGTTGTTCCCAATAGCAATACTGTAATTTTTGGCAACGCGATTATTGCTTTTGATGCTTATCGTGATGGAGGTGGTGCAGCGGTAGCTGTACAAGGTGGTGTAGGTTTGAGATTTTAATGAGCAAATTGAATACAGTAATCTAATTTTATTTTTGAACAATATGTAGGGTGGACATTTTCAGCAAAACGCTGAATTAATCTAGAATAAAGTAACGAATGCTCACCCTACAAATACTTGCAATAATTCAATAGCAATAGGCAATATTGAGGAGAAAATTTTCTGAATTTTGTGACTGAATATTGCCTTTTTAATTAGGAATCACTAAAGCTCAATTAGTGTTTATTTCTGTTATCCAAAAACTTTAACTGATTGTATAAGCAGCTAATTTGTGGTAAAAACACACCTGCACCTTGGGCTTTGCGTAATGGATTCCCAATAATTGCTTCTACTTCCAAAGAGCGATGTTCGTCATAGTCAATTTTCATGCTGGTGCGGTAAGGCTTCATCTTGACTGTATAATCTAGCATTGTTTGAATGAAGCTATCAGCGATAATACGTCCAGTACTTTTTGCACCGGCGGCTACTTCATACATCAATTGTTCAACTAATTGGCGGGTGTATGAATCTGCCATTAATTCATCAGTTCTGGCGTTAAGAATTACAGACAAACCATTATAAGGGATATTCCAGACTAATTTTTTCCACCGAGCTAACAGTAAGTCTTCTGTTAATTCAATCGCTATACCAGCATTTTGAAAGTCGTTGGCAATTTGCTGTATTCTATTGGTGATTCCCGCAGCTTCGTAGTTAAGGATATATTCACCCAAAACTATTTGTCCATAATCTAAGTGACGAATATGCCCTTGTCCGACTTTATTGGAACACAAAAAACATAAGCCGCCAATAATGTTGACATTACTAACAATCTGAGCAATTTCTGGCTCAATATCTAATCCATTTTGTAATACTAATACCACACCATTATTTTTAATAACTGGAGGTAATAACTTGGATAATAAATAATTTTGGGTTGTTTTCAGGGCAATGATTACCACATCACATTGTGGCATTTTTGTCACGTCGTTATAGGCGTTAACTTGTGGTAAGGTGAAGTCGCCATCTTTAGATTCGACGATTAAACCATGTTGGCTGACGTGTTCGTAATCACTATTAAGCAAAAAATGGACATCTAAACCAGCTTTTTGCAGTTTAGCTCCATAAAACCCACCTAATGCACCTGTTCCGATGATGGCGTATTTGCGATCGCACATTTTTTATCCTACAAAATTTTCTAATAACTATTGAGTCATATCTATTAACTATATTGATTTTTACCTATGGCATTCTACTTTCCTCACTTAAGTTTTTGCAAAAAAAATTAAACAGCTTTAATATAAATTAAAATTTTTAACAGTGAATAGGTAAAATAATATGGCTGATATTGTTGATATTGCAGTAGGTAACGATGCTTTCAAAACTTTGGTAACTGCTGTACAAGTGGCTGGTTTAGTCGAGACATTAAAAAGTCCAGGGCCGTTTACAGTCTTCGCCCCAAATGATGAGGCTTTTGCCAAGTTACCACCAGGAACAATCCAAACTCTAGTGCAGAATATTCCACAACTGACAAGAATTTTAAAGTATCACGTCGTCTCAGGGAAGTTGACCAAAGATGATTTAGCAAAACTCGGTACAGTTACCTCTGTAGAAGGTTCAACCATTAAAATAGATTGTTCTGAAGGATTTGAAATCAAAAATGCTACTGTCTTAGCCGCAGATATCGATGCTGATAATGGAATAATTCATGTTATTGATACAGTGATTTTGCCAGGTTAATTTACTTTAGGTGGGGTGTACCCACCTAAATTATTTAATTTTTTTAATATTAATTATTAATAATTTTTAATTTGTTTAAATATAACAATCCTAAATAAATTTTTAATAAATCTATGCCATCTTCTCTATTCTATGGCTTTAGGAATAGTTGATGAATCAATTAGGATGGATATTGTTTAAATTATGTTACGTTGGCGGAGTATTCACTTTTAATTAGTGCTAGTGTTAGTTGAGATACATAAAAATATATTTAATTTGTTTTATTTAAAATGTTAATCCTAAATCTAACTAAATAAATGCTCGATTTTCATACATTAGCAGAATTTTCTCGCACCAATTGTATTGGTATTTGTGCTTTTCTTGTACCAGCCAATTTAATTGCTACACTATTAACCATCATCTTAACTGCATTACGTAGACCAATATCTCAATTGCAACTAGTTGTAGGAATTGCCATTATTTTTGCTGTTGTGATGGCACTGCACGTATTTAGTTGGTTTGTGATTGGTGTTGTGCTGGCTCCTACTTATATATTGTTATCTCTAGCAATTACTTGTTTGGTGGTTAATTTTGCGGCGCTGATTTTCCACAAACGCTTTGTCCATCATCCTGGTTTTTCCAAAACCTACTAACGTTAATAACCTACACCTGTCAAGATGAGAGATGGGGTGATAGGAAGTCACAAATGACTGATGATAAGTTGATTTCTCGGATGCAGGCGGTTCAGTCGCCCATAATTCCTGTGGTTGGGGAACTGATTCAAAATTCTCCGGGAACCATTTCTCTCGGACAGGGTGTAGTCTCCTACAGTCCACCACCACAAGCGATTGAACTTTTACCCAAGTTCTTAGCGGAACCGACGAATAATCTGTACAAAGCTGTTGAGGGAATTCCGCCTTTATTAACTGCATTGACAGCAAAATTGTCAGCTTTTAACGGTATTGAAATTAATGATGACAACTGCATTGTTGTGACAGCCGGAAGCAATATGGCGTTTATGAACGCGATTTTGGCAATTACTTGTCCTGGTGATGAAATTATTCTGAATACGCCATATTATTTCAACCATGAAATGGCTATTACAATGGCGGGTTGTCGTGTGGTGTTGGTAGAGACGGATGAAAATTACCAATTGCGTCCAGAAGCATTAGCCGCAGCCATTACGCCTAAAACACGGGCAATTGTCACAATTTCTCCTAATAATCCTACAGGTGTTGTTTATTCCGAAGCTGCTTTGCGCCAAGTAAATCAAATTTGTAGCGATCGCCATATCTACCATATCAGCGATGAAGCTTATGAATATTTTACTTATAACGGAGTCAAACACGTTTCACCAGGGGCATTTGCTGGCAGTAGCAATCATACAATTTCTCTCTACAGCCTTTCTAAAGCTTATGGTTTTGCGAGTTGGCGCATTGGCTACATGGTAATTCCCAAACATTTACTTGTGGCTGTCAAAAAAGTTCAAGATACAATTTTGATTTGTCCGCCTGTGGTTTCGCAGTATGCAGCTTTAGGCGCATTGCAGGCCAAAGATGAGTATTTAAAAGAAAATATCGGGGCGATCGCTAAAGTACGCCAGTTAGTAATAGACTCGCTGAACCATCTCCAAGGTTTATGTACTATTGCTCAAGCTGATGGTGCGTTTTATTTCTTTCTCAAAGTGCATACTCAAATGGATGCGTTTGAGTTGGTGAAACGATTAATTCAAGAATACAAAGTTGCTGTGATTCCTGGTACAACTTTTGGGATGGAAAATGCTTGCTATTTACGAGTTGCTTATGGGGCGCTACAAGAAAATACAGCCAAAGCAGGGATAGAAAGATTAGTTTATGGTTTGCAGAATATTATTTAATTCTCACGCAAAGGCGCATTCGCCGCAAGGCGTTCCCGAAGGGTAGGCGCAAAGAGTTAGAGAAAATTGACAAACTCTCCGCGTCTCTGCGTGAAGCAAACCCTAGTTATGGTTAATTTTGACCATAAGTCGCTTTCGCAGTTCGTCGGCTATTAATATCAATGGTGGGCAAAACAGTAAGATTAGCCAGTAAGAAGGTTGTAATGGTGCAGTCGAGAAGATTGTTTGCAGGGTAGGAGAATAAATAATTGAGAGAATTAAGAACCATTCCACTGCAATTCCTATCCAGATTAAGCGGTTGGTAAAAAAGCCTAAGCGCAAAATCGAAAAGCGTTCGGAACGACAGGCAAAAACGTTTCCATCTTGGCAAGCAACAATTACAGCTAAGGTCATGGTTGTGGCTTGGTAATAAATCGCCATCGTGGCAGCACTGGCTGAGTGAGATAAAATGCTGGGGCTGATGGCTTGTAATTGGGGAATGTTATAGCCATTTGTCCACCACACAAAGAAAAATCCTGCCATTCCTGCTAAACCCTCCAGCAGTCCTAAAAAGCAGTAAGCACGTAGCAGTAAGGGTTTATCTAATAGTACTTGGGATTTTTTGCGTGGTGGTAACTCCATTGAACCGACTTCTGGTTTTTCTGCACCTAAAGCTAGTGCGGGAATCATATCTGTGCCTAAGTCAATGGCTAAGATTTGCAAAATTAGTAGGGCTGGTGGTATTTTCAGAAACACCATTGCGAGGAAAGGGAGAAACTCTGCCATGTTAGAGGCGAGAATATAAGTCATGAACTTGCGGATGTTTTGATATACTGCCCTACCCTGTTCAATGGCGGAGACGATAGTCGCAAAATTATCATCGATGAGAACAATATCCGCAGCTTCACGGGCAACATCTGTACCACTAATTCCCATTGCAATGCCGATATTCGCAGCGCGTAAGGCGGGGGCATCGTTGACACCATCACCAGTCACAGCAACAATATGACCAAGGGTTTTGTATGCTTCAACTAATCTGAGTTTCTGTTCTGGCATGACTCTGGCAAATACTAAGCCAGTTTTTTGTTGGTGGAGGATTTGCCTTAATTGTGTATCTGAGAGATGTCCTAATTGTTCGCCTGTGATGGTTCTAACTTTACCATTAACTAAACCAATGCGTTGAGCGATCGCAGCTGCGGTTAACCCATAATCGCCTGTAATCATTGTGACTTGAATCCCAGCACGATGACAAAGAGCGATCGCATCGGCAACTTCTGGACGTGGTGGGTCTATCATGGCCACCAATCCTAAAAAAGTTAAATCTTGTTCTAATAAATGATTATCTGGCTGGTTTAATTCTGCACTACCTTGTCCTGTGGCAATTCCCAGAACGCGATAACCTTGACTTGCTAGTTGATCATTTGCTGCGACAATTTCCTCGCGCTGAGTTTCTGTTAGTTCTGGTTTTTCTTCCTTGTGCCATAAATACCGCGAATGTTGCAATACATCTAATGGTGCGCCCTTGGTAAAAATGAGATACTGGGAATCTTCAGCATTTGCCAACGGCAAATCACCTTCTAATAAAACCGTCATCATCCGGCGATGAGAATCAAACGGGATTTCTCGAATTCTGGGTGCTTGGTGTTGCAAATCTTCCAAATTCAAACCAGCTTTAATTGCGGCTACTAATAACGCTGCTTCTGTAGGATCGCCCACTGCTTGCCATTGATGAGAATCGGGGGGATGATTTAACCGTGCATTGCAACAAAGCGCCGCACCCGCCAACATTAACCGCATTTGAGATTCATATTCAGGAGATGAAATTTCGACTTCTCCTTTGGGTTCATAACCTACCCCAGTCACATTAATTTGCGTATTAGGAACCCACAATTGGCGGACAGTCATTTCATTTTTTGTCAAAGTCCCAGTTTTGTCGGTGCAAATTACTGTTGTTGCACTGAGAGTTTCCACCGCAGATAAACGCCGCACTAAAGCATTCTTTTTTGCCATGCGCCTGACACCAATTGCTAAGGCTAAACTCACGGTAGGGAGTAAACCTTCTGGGACAAATGCCACAATAATTCCAATGGCAAAAATGAAACTTTCGCGCAGTTGCATTCCCACCAGCAACTTAGTCAGCAGAAATATCACCACACCCATACTCAAAGCAATGATGGTAATGATGTGAACTACTCTGGAAATCTGCACTTCTAAAGTGCTGGCTTCCCGCTGCACATTGGCGGTAAGATGGGCGACTTGACCAAATTCTGTATGAGTACCTGTGGCATAGACGACTGCTAGTCCGCGACCAGAAGCAACGCTAGAACCTGCAAATACTAAGTTACTGGCTTCGGAAGCATGAATATTGAGTGCG
This window of the Nostoc sp. HK-01 genome carries:
- a CDS encoding aspartate aminotransferase, whose translation is MTDDKLISRMQAVQSPIIPVVGELIQNSPGTISLGQGVVSYSPPPQAIELLPKFLAEPTNNLYKAVEGIPPLLTALTAKLSAFNGIEINDDNCIVVTAGSNMAFMNAILAITCPGDEIILNTPYYFNHEMAITMAGCRVVLVETDENYQLRPEALAAAITPKTRAIVTISPNNPTGVVYSEAALRQVNQICSDRHIYHISDEAYEYFTYNGVKHVSPGAFAGSSNHTISLYSLSKAYGFASWRIGYMVIPKHLLVAVKKVQDTILICPPVVSQYAALGALQAKDEYLKENIGAIAKVRQLVIDSLNHLQGLCTIAQADGAFYFFLKVHTQMDAFELVKRLIQEYKVAVIPGTTFGMENACYLRVAYGALQENTAKAGIERLVYGLQNII
- a CDS encoding beta-Ig-H3/fasciclin, which encodes MADIVDIAVGNDAFKTLVTAVQVAGLVETLKSPGPFTVFAPNDEAFAKLPPGTIQTLVQNIPQLTRILKYHVVSGKLTKDDLAKLGTVTSVEGSTIKIDCSEGFEIKNATVLAADIDADNGIIHVIDTVILPG
- a CDS encoding cation-transporting ATPase, E1-E2 type, translated to MNANSHGNSHIWTLTPSDVYKTLTTTPQGISEAEANLRLKQSGYNELPEPQTRPLILRFIDQLTHFMALLLWVAGILAFISQTPELGWAIWAVIWINAIFSFWQEFQAEKALSALKKILPSQAKVYRDGKLTVIPARELVSGDVMQLEEGDKISADARLVESQSLYVDVSVLTGESLPVPRISEPVTALNIHASEASNLVFAGSSVASGRGLAVVYATGTHTEFGQVAHLTANVQREASTLEVQISRVVHIITIIALSMGVVIFLLTKLLVGMQLRESFIFAIGIIVAFVPEGLLPTVSLALAIGVRRMAKKNALVRRLSAVETLSATTVICTDKTGTLTKNEMTVRQLWVPNTQINVTGVGYEPKGEVEISSPEYESQMRLMLAGAALCCNARLNHPPDSHQWQAVGDPTEAALLVAAIKAGLNLEDLQHQAPRIREIPFDSHRRMMTVLLEGDLPLANAEDSQYLIFTKGAPLDVLQHSRYLWHKEEKPELTETQREEIVAANDQLASQGYRVLGIATGQGSAELNQPDNHLLEQDLTFLGLVAMIDPPRPEVADAIALCHRAGIQVTMITGDYGLTAAAIAQRIGLVNGKVRTITGEQLGHLSDTQLRQILHQQKTGLVFARVMPEQKLRLVEAYKTLGHIVAVTGDGVNDAPALRAANIGIAMGISGTDVAREAADIVLIDDNFATIVSAIEQGRAVYQNIRKFMTYILASNMAEFLPFLAMVFLKIPPALLILQILAIDLGTDMIPALALGAEKPEVGSMELPPRKKSQVLLDKPLLLRAYCFLGLLEGLAGMAGFFFVWWTNGYNIPQLQAISPSILSHSASAATMAIYYQATTMTLAVIVACQDGNVFACRSERFSILRLGFFTNRLIWIGIAVEWFLILSIIYSPTLQTIFSTAPLQPSYWLILLFCPPLILIADELRKRLMVKINHN